In Miscanthus floridulus cultivar M001 chromosome 8, ASM1932011v1, whole genome shotgun sequence, the sequence AGAGCTCTTGGAAAGCGCTGCTGCAAGTGCTCCAGTGGCTCCCAGGTAGCCAACGACGGTGGCATTTGGGACCACTgcacaaggacctcctccacaggTGAAGCACCCAGAGTCCAACGGCGATCCAGTAACCTTTGAGGCACCTGAAACTGGGCAAGCTCATCAAGAAGAACATTAGACACCGGCATCTTACCATGAGAAACTTtgagttgtgatacatggaagactggatggatggaggaggaagaaggaagggccAGCTTATAAGCTGCTGGACCAATACGCTCCAGGATCTGGTATGGGCCAAAGAACCGAAAGGCGAGCTTCTGATTAGCACGACGTGCTAGGGAAGACTGCACATAAGGCTGAACTTTCAAGAAGACCCAATCACCAATAGCAAATGAACGATCAGAGCGGAGCTTATCGGCCTGGCGCTTCATGCGGGTCTGAGCTCGGCTGAGGTGTTGCTGAATCAAGGATGTCATCAGAGCTCGGTCATCTAGCCAAGAGTTCAGATCAGCAACAGGTGTGGCAGTAGGAGGACGAAGACCAAAGTGCCGGGGAGGAAAGCCATACAGAACTTCGAATGGAGATCGACCCAATGAAGAGTGGTGAGAAGAATTGTACCAGTACTCCGCGAGGGCGATCCATTGAGTCCACTTGGAAGGACAGGCGTGGGCGAAGCAGCGAAGGTAGGTTTCAAGACACTGATTAACACGCTCCGTCTGGCCGgccgtctgtgggtgataagcggaaCTCATACGCAAGGTGGTGCCGGCAATGCTGAAAAGAGTCTTCCAAAAGGCACTTGTGAAAATACGGTCACGATCAGGTATGATGGCTAGCGGCATTCCATGAAGCCGATAGATATTATCCATGAAGAGGCGAGCACTGTAGCTGCTGTGAATGGATGACGCAAAGGAATAAAATGAGCAAACTTCGAGAGCTTGTCAACCACCACCAGGAGTGCATTGGCTGAGCCGGAAGGTGGAAGGCCTTCTACGAAGTCCATACTGATGATTTCCCAGGTGGCCGAAGGAATAGGGAGGGGCTGAAGTAAGCCTGGGGAAGGAGAACGGTCAGGCTTGGCGCGCTGACAGATATCACAAGCTCTGATAAAATGAGTTGTGGCTGCATGCATGCTAGGCCAAAAGAAAGAGCTGGCGCAACTTCTGATAAGTAACTGGTATACCGGAGTGACCGCCTAGTGGACTGGAATGCAGAGTTTGGAGCACTTGATTCTGGAGTTGCTCACTGTGGGCCAGCCAGATACGACCTTTGTAATGGATAACGCCATTGCTGAGCGAATAATGGGGCAAAGCAGCCGGATTTATAGCCAGCTGAGACAAAATATCTTGAGCCAGTGGACTTGCAGAATAAGAGCTGGCCACATCGGACAACCATTGGGGTGAAGAGGAAGAAACTGCCATGTAAACTTCCTCAGTATCACGGCGTGACAAGGCATCAGCGACGGTGTTATCGGAACCTTTTTTATACACAATCTTGTAACTCAAGCCCAGCAATTTGGTAAAAACTTTCTGTTGCCACACCGTATGAAGACGCTGCTCATTGAGATGAGTGAGACTGCGGTGGTCAGTGTGGATGAAGAATTCACCTTGGATGAGATAGTGATGCCAATGCTCAACCACTAGAAGGATTGCTAGGTACTCCTCGTAAGCGGACAGCCCACGGTTACGAGGGCATAATGTCTTACTGATGAAAGCAATGGGATGCCCATCTTGGTGAAGCACGGCGCCAATACCAACTCCACTGGCGTCGGTATCGATGTGAAAAGGCCGCTGAAAATTCGGAAGGGCCAGGACTGGAGCAGTACTCAAGGCGGACTGAAGAGCAGTAAAAGCCTCTTGCTGGGAAGATGTCCAAATGAATGGTGCATCCTTCTTAAGAAGCTTAGTCAAGGGTTGTGCAATGATGCCAAAATGCCGGACAAATTTGCGATAATAACCTGCCAGGCCCAAGAATCCGCGAAGGGCACGAACCGTTGTAGGTCTTGGCCAGTCCTTGATAGCCTGCACTTTGGAAGGGTCTGTAGCTATGCCATTGGCGCTGAGTACATGCCCGAGATAGGCGACAAATCATTGAGCGAAGGAACACTTGTATAATTTCAGTTTCTAGGAATCCTGACAAAGCCAAGACAGCACCCGGGAAAGATGAATGATGTGCTCGGCCAAAGTGCGGCTGTAAATCAAGATATCGTCGAAAAAGACAAGGACAAACTTGCGCAACCCAGGAGCCAGTGTGCAATTCATCGCCCCTTGAAAAGTGCCTAGTGCCCCGGTCAATCCAAAAGCCATAACACGGAACTCGAAGTGCCCCAAGTGGGTCTGGAATGCTATCTTGTGTTCGTCTCCAGGCTGCAGCAAGATCTGGTGAAAGCCGGCTCTCAAATCAGGTTTGGTGAACCAACTGGCATGAGTCAATTCATCCAGGAGCTGATCAATGATAGGAACCGGATACTTGGACTTAACAGTCATAGAGTTTAATTTCCGGAAATCAACACAGAACCTGTACGAGAGGTCTTTCTTCTTCACTAAGAGGACTGGTGAAGAGAATATGCTGCTACTTGGCTGAATAAGCCCTTGCGACAGCATATCATGGACTTGGCATTCAATCTCATCCTTAAGTGCTGGAGGATAACGATAAGGATGGATGTAAAAGGGTTGGGAACCAGGAAGAAGTGGGATTGAATGGTTGCAGGGGCGAGAAGGCGGCAAGGAGTCTGGAACTTGAAACAAGTCAGTGAACTCATCAAGTATGGACTATATTTCAGGAGGAAGACCGGCAGATGAGAAGGTGTCAAGTGTACTGTCCTTACTGCAGACTTGTAAAAACAACTGGCTCGTAGCATCCATAGACTCGCCTTGCAAAATAACAGTGCTGCCCTTATAAGGAATGACCAGCCATTTAAGTTGCCACTGTACCTGCATAGGACTAAATGATTCTAACCAATCCATTCCAATAATCATGTCAAATGCAGTTAGTGGAAGGACTCGAAGGTCAGAGGTGAAAGCAACTTGATCGATAGACCACTGAACCGCTAGCAGAATAACTGAACTGGTGAGAGTACCACCAGCAACAATACGAACAGTGCACGGAGACTGCTTGACAGACACCCGGCTAAGCTAAGCTGCCACCGACTCGCTGATGAAGGAAGTGGAACTGCCAGAGTCGAGCAAGATATGCACTAGAAGGCCCTGaactgttgaaaggtccttgtttggttttggtaattgagtgacaacttaggtggactaattgtgtttatgtgagatatacaggtgattagtccatagatacatgtgtgtgagcaacatatgccatgaaggtgaaaatggcttagagatgttgcaaagctcacacatgtgatgatgaaggagcttaaatgcacatgagacatgacattgagtcatgtgatcaaggtggagaagatcaagataagacttggcttgatggaccggttgcaagcgtgatgggcaagtcgaaggctttagagtgatggaccgcgtggcggtgaagcttgagcaagacttggcgccgatggacgatggcaacggtgaagagcaagtaaagtcaagatcgatgaaccaatatgatcatgtgatgatatgaagtggatcatatcattgttgatcgtgttggtgcatgtgttgcatcgacattgaaggagatggaatggaatgcgcaaggcaaaggtataacctagggcatttcatttcaccgatcataggtgtgtagagaagtttatgaccgggtttaggatagatggccgtactatcaagaggggcaaacttgtttgcatatcggtcatctagtgccactcgagtgatctaactttgcattgtcgctaggatcgagtggcgtggcaagttgagtggctaacatcctttgggaaatgattgtgaaaatgctaacacacatacacatggtggtgtacacttggtggtgttggcacatttacaaaggaggtggtgtttataGGGTTAGCacattgcgccggatgcaaattcttgtggttagcacattggagcaagggtgaagaagttagaagtgaaaacgagttggtcgcgaagacgctggcgtcgatcaactaaccggacgctgggtctgaaagcaccggacgctggctggctgcgtccggtcaggctgacgtacagtgacgcagtagctggagtgtgaccggacgctggctgtgtctgatcacgttcgaccggacgcatccggtcatgctcgggagcttactggaaacgaccagacgctgggggttcagcgtccggtcagttgaagctgctgcgtccggtcaagtcaagtaaccgttggaaccgggacacgtggccatctgcgggcgaccggacactgaggtccagcgtccggtcaacacgaccggagtgtccggtcggcccgaccgttgcccagtgaaggggtaacggctagtttagcccttggggctataaatagaagtggccttcggccatgactggtgtggagcaccttgggggactttgtgtccatgcttgagagtgcttaggagccctccatcacacacatacttgatagtgatcattcgattgtgtgagtgagcgattctagtgcgattacatcgtgaggttgcatcgagtggtactaggtgatcgagttgcaagccggtggtgcttgttactcttggaggttgccacctcctagacggcttggtggtggt encodes:
- the LOC136468664 gene encoding uncharacterized protein; translated protein: MKRQADKLRSDRSFAIGDWVFLKVQPYVQSSLARRANQKLAFRFFGPYQILERIGPAAYKLALPSSSSIHPVFHVSQLKVSHGKMPVSNVLLDELAQFQVPQRLLDRRWTLGASPVEEVLVQWSQMPPSLATWEPLEHLQQRFPRALAWGHAGSKGGWIVSTAPMVPVIHNEEPTTDEQARPARERRPNVRLSGPEWSV